In one Bufo gargarizans isolate SCDJY-AF-19 chromosome 11, ASM1485885v1, whole genome shotgun sequence genomic region, the following are encoded:
- the LOC122921969 gene encoding olfactory receptor 11-like, producing MENSNQTLPNRFILIGLSTVPHLQIAGFLLFLVMYIITLAGNGLLLITVRISPTLHNPMYFFLSNLSFIDICFSSTIVPVILINTLSTDKSISVGGCVFQMFFSLILGAAECILLAVMAYDRFVAICRPLHYSSIMNMRFCIILALIPWTVGFIDSCIQVHLTWSLPFCRSHHINHFLCEMPPFLRLSCRDPWLNEIVMHVGAGIIVLCSFLLTLISYVFIISAILKIRSSQGRRAVFSTCTSHLIVVTLYFGTIMSIYLQPPSSHSPETSKTVSVLYTVVTPMLNPVIYSIRNKEVKNCILINVKKQAKVAKTILM from the coding sequence ATGGAAAACTCCAACCAAACACTTCCAAATCGGTTTATCCTGATTGGATTATCTACTGTCCCTCACCTCCAGATTGCAGGGTTTCTTCTGTTCTTGGTGATGTATATAATTACATTGGCAGGAAATGGTCTTCTTCTCATTACAGTGAGGATCAGCCCAACGTTACACAACCCTATGTACTTCTTTCTGAGTAATCTCTCTTTCATTGACATCTGTTTCTCCTCTACCATAGTTCCTGTAATCCTCATAAATACTCTATCCACAGACAAGAGTATTTCAGTAGGTGGTTGTGTTTTTCAGATGTTCTTCTCATTAATACTTGGGGCGGCAGAGTGTATCTTACTTGCCGTCATGGCATACGATAGGTTTGTGGCAATCTGTAGACCATTGCACTACAGCAGTATTATGAACATGAGGTTTTGCATTATTTTGGCCCTAATACCATGGACTGTTGGTTTCATAGACTCCTGCATACAAGTTCACCTCACCTGGAGTCTTCCATTTTGCAGGTCTCATCATATCAACCATTTCCTTTGTGAAATGCCTCCTTTTTTAAGACTGTCCTGTAGAGATCCTTGGCTTAATGAGATAGTAATGCATGTAGGAGCCGGGATCATTGTTTTATGTTCTTTTCTCTTGACCTTAATTTCCTATGTTTTTATTATCTCTGCCATTTTGAAGATCCGTTCTTCACAAGGAAGACGTGCAGTTTTTTCTACATGTACCTCCCACCTCATTGTTGTCACACTCTACTTTGGAACCATCATGTCCATATATCTTCAGCCTCCATCTTCTCACTCTCCGGAAACATCTAAAACTGTGTCTGTTCTCTATACGGTGGTCACTCCGATGTTGAATCCCGTTATCTACAGCATAAGAAATAAGGAAGTGAAAAACTGTAtattaataaatgtaaaaaaacaggCAAAAGTGGCTAAAACCATTCTGATGTGA